Genomic DNA from Gimesia aquarii:
AAGCGTATCTTTGATGGCAGAGGCATGTTGTGAGAAAGGGGTTACCTGATCTGGCCTTCCCAAAATCTGGACGACAAGGTCAATCACATGGCAGCCCAGCTCAAACATCATACCACCTGGTTGTGGTTCTAATTTAGCGCGACTGACATTGTCCATTTTTTTGCTGATCACCGTATGGACTTCAAAAGGTTCGCCGAGCCAACCTTTTTTCAAGAGATCTCTTAATACTACAATCCCTGGGTTATAACGGTACATATACCCCATCTGAATCAGCAGATGTTTTTGTGCTGCCAGATCAAGAATTCGTTTAAAGTGGGGTAACGAGAATCCCGCTGGTTTATCAAGGTGAATGTGTTTACCTGCAGCAATACATGTTTCAGCCGTCTGTAACAGGTCGGGTACCTGTGTTTCTACTGCAACGGCTTGGAGCCCCTTGATGTTCAGCAGTTGTTCTTCCGTTAGAAAGGGCAGGTCTTTATAAATGCCCGTCGATTCAGCATACTTTCGCAGTTGTGCATTGGGTTCGACGACGCCAACCACATCATATTCCG
This window encodes:
- a CDS encoding Gfo/Idh/MocA family protein, yielding MEKIKVGQIGVGHPHAGGKMQALRKSAEYDVVGVVEPNAQLRKYAESTGIYKDLPFLTEEQLLNIKGLQAVAVETQVPDLLQTAETCIAAGKHIHLDKPAGFSLPHFKRILDLAAQKHLLIQMGYMYRYNPGIVVLRDLLKKGWLGEPFEVHTVISKKMDNVSRAKLEPQPGGMMFELGCHVIDLVVQILGRPDQVTPFSQHASAIKDTLQDNMLAVFTYPKAIATVKSSCNEVNGFNRRHIVVCGSEGTFHLQPFGRPTASLTLENARGKYRKGQQSIEFPRYTRYIDDVADMARVIRREKDLDFSYQHDYFVQECVLKSAGLPVG